From Elaeis guineensis isolate ETL-2024a chromosome 16, EG11, whole genome shotgun sequence, a single genomic window includes:
- the LOC105059541 gene encoding brassinosteroid-responsive RING protein 1, with product MGFPSVCYCVILPKPLILLVQLLDCLKLAVSTVLFCLGVASSPEDYVYPLSAADFSVPLSLPITPSVIKSRIPVVKFSSFRRSSAQGEESTCVVCLGALEAMHEVRELGNCFHVFHKGCIDKWVDMGQVTCPLCRAQLLPKGREEKGMAIGLM from the coding sequence ATGGGCTTCCCTTCTGTTTGTTATTGTGTCATCCTTCCAAAGCCTCTAATCCTTCTAGTTCAGCTCCTCGACTGCCTAAAGCTAGCCGTGTCGACGGTTCTCTTCTGTCTTGGAGTTGCCTCGTCGCCTGAAGATTATGTCTATCCTCTCTCGGCGGCCGACTTCTCGGTTCCTTTGTCTCTTCCAATCACCCCTTCGGTGATCAAGAGTAGGATTCCGGTTGTAAAATTCTCGAGCTTTCGCCGGAGTTCAGCCCAAGGGGAGGAGTCTACATGTGTTGTTTGCTTGGGAGCATTGGAGGCAATGCATGAGGTTAGGGAGCTTGGCAACTGCTTTCATGTGTTCCACAAGGGGTGCATAGATAAGTGGGTGGACATGGGTCAGGTCACCTGCCCATTATGTAGAGCCCAGTTGTTGCCCAAGggaagggaagagaaagggaTGGCTATTGGGTTGATGTAA